The Toxorhynchites rutilus septentrionalis strain SRP chromosome 3, ASM2978413v1, whole genome shotgun sequence genome includes a region encoding these proteins:
- the LOC129778996 gene encoding uncharacterized protein LOC129778996, with protein MEKNKNKTTTKNQFERIVLLLEQEPDIAKGFSRGNSGPFWDDLAAEVNSLGPPIRDGSGWKKVWADYKSGLKRKLAHNKREQRATGGGPNKIINLSELEEQAVLLTGLLATVEGIPGTSSHGTQLGSPSGEPQAADQENFIYYGTSDECDGINNTIHFQPSQPKKSRPSTTRLLELQVEQQNKFHTNVKSLLKNTNKNLSDLVHYQRQSARAILSVDATLKEHLSEQKRHNHEMEKIAPEKSIATNP; from the exons AT ggaaaaaaacaaaaacaaaacaaccactAAAAATCAGTTCGAGCGGATTGTGCTGCTTCTGGAGCAAGAGCCGGACATAGCAAAGGGTTTCTCCCGAGGAAATTCCGGACCCTTCTGGGATGATCTGGCGGCAGAAGTCAATAGTTTGGGACCGCCTATTCGCGATGGAAGTGGATGGAAAAAG GTTTGGGCGGACTATAAGTCCGGATTAAAGCGAAAACTCGCTCACAACAAACGGGAGCAGAGGGCGACAGGTGGAGGacccaataaaattatcaatttgtcCGAGCTGGAGGAGCAGGCAGTTCTACTAACTGGGTTACTTGCGACCGTGGAAGGAATCCCGGGTACCTCATCTCATGGAACACAGTTGGGTTCGCCTTCGGGTGAACCTCAAGCTGCAGACCaggaaaattttatatattatggTACTTCCGACGAGTGTGACGGTATCAATAATACCATTCACTTCCAGCCCTCTCAGCCGAAAAAATCCAGACCTTCTACCACGAGGCTATTAGAGCTGCAAGTCgagcaacaaaacaaatttcacaCCAATGTGAAATCCCtgttaaaaaacacaaacaagaaTTTGAGTGATCTGGTTCATTATCAGCGCCAATCAGCTCGAGCGATTCTTTCCGTGGATGCCACACTCAAAGAACATCTGAGTGAACAAAAACGACATAACCACGAGATGGAGAAGATCGCGCCGGAGAAATCAATAGCGACAAATCCTTGA
- the LOC129778995 gene encoding putative nuclease HARBI1 produces the protein MDSVLLPNLAEQEEIGMPCYHRRNHRKSTDFMKLSDEAFIKSFRLSKEAFRYVLEEIENCLTTRKGGLSTEVKLAACLRFFAEGNYQHGAGQDCHIAIAQPTFSKVLTEMLNILERTLCKKWISLNMTEDEQRRAKLHFYQKTSIPGVIMCLDGTHVKIIPPKLNRNLFFNRKGFYSLNVLIVCDDQQRIRFVDPTFQGSNHDSHIWRVSPARTHFEQLHQNGEVNTKILGDAGYPSEPWLVTPFRAAEEGSLESDFNRRHALGRAIVERTIGLLKNRFRCILGARQLHYNPTKCAQIINVCCALHNICLEFGRSQ, from the exons ATGGATTCCGTTTTGTTACCGAATTTGGCGGAGCAAGAAGAAATTGGAATGCCTTGCTACCATCGGCGAAACCACCGAAAATCAACCGACTTCATGAAACTTTCTGATGAAGC ATTCATCAAAAGTTTTCGTCTAAGTAAGGAAGCTTTTCGGTACGTTTTAGAGGAAATTGAGAACTGCCTTACCACAAGGAAAGGTGGTCTATCCACGGAGGTGAAACTCGCAGCATGTTTGCGATTCTTTGCTGAAGGAAATTATCAACATGGAGCAGGGCAAGATTGTCACATTGCCATAGCACAGCCCACATTTTCCAAGGTGCTGACTGAAATGCTTAACATTCTGGAGCGGACACTGTGTAAGAAATGGATTTCCCTAAATATGACGGAAGACGAACAGCGGCGTGCTAAACTACACTTCTatcagaaaacatcaattcCGGGTGTTATTATGTGTTTGGATGGAACCCACGTAAAAATTATTCCACCTAAGCtgaatcgaaatttgttttttaatcggAAGGGATTTTATAGTCTCAACGTTCTGATT GTTTGTGACGATCAGCAAAGGATTCGTTTCGTTGATCCTACCTTCCAGGGATCTAATCATGACTCTCATATATGGCGTGTAAGCCCTGCAAGAACTCACTTTGAGCAGCTTCACCAAAATGGTGAAGTTAATACTAAGATTCTAG gtgatgctGGTTATCCATCGGAACCTTGGTTAGTTACCCCATTCAGAGCAGCGGAGGAAGGGAGTTTGGAGAGCGATTTTAATCGCAGGCATGCCTTGGGTCGTGCTATCGTCGAGCGGACAATCGGTTTACTAAAAAATCGGTTTAGATGCATCCTTGGCGCGAGACAACTTCACTACAATCCTACTAAATGCGCTCAAATTATAAATGTATGCTGTGCACTTCACAATATATGCTTAGAATTTGGTCGTTCTCAGTAG